Proteins encoded in a region of the Isosphaeraceae bacterium EP7 genome:
- a CDS encoding Gfo/Idh/MocA family oxidoreductase, whose protein sequence is MKPISRRTVLGATAALSLGGIQAKASPARRVTVGLIGAGGMGTGHLKLLAGRSDVEVAYVCDVDRDRAAEGASIIEKGSGKAPQAVGDLRRILDDRRVDAVWIATPDHWHVPAALLALVAGKHVYVEKPCSHNIREGKLLAEAAARSGKVLQVGTQSRSTAVVRDAIDRVKGGAIGDVLVAKAWNSQLRSSIGKASPTQPPPGLDFDTWLGPAPEVPYRENLLPGRWRWWHDFGCGDMGNDGVHDLDVARWGLGVESHPSRVFCLGGKSFFDDDQQFPDTQYAAFEYPEAAGPGRAKQLIFEQRIWSPYVQEGYENGAAFYGTKGLLVIGHSVGWTLYGPKNRKIEERTGPADLAAHHQDFLDCVRDPSKRPSAGAIEGHRSAALVHLANIGARTGRVIHFDPKSEAILGDNEAAALVTRRYREGHWATPKVG, encoded by the coding sequence ATGAAGCCTATCTCACGCAGGACCGTCCTCGGCGCGACGGCGGCCCTCTCGCTGGGCGGAATCCAGGCGAAGGCCTCGCCCGCGCGGCGGGTCACGGTCGGCCTGATCGGGGCCGGCGGCATGGGCACCGGCCACCTGAAGCTCCTCGCCGGCCGGTCCGACGTCGAGGTCGCCTACGTCTGCGATGTCGACCGCGATCGGGCGGCCGAGGGCGCCTCGATCATCGAGAAGGGATCGGGCAAGGCCCCCCAGGCCGTCGGCGATCTCCGCCGCATCCTGGACGACCGCCGCGTCGATGCCGTCTGGATCGCGACCCCCGACCACTGGCACGTCCCCGCCGCGCTCCTCGCCCTGGTCGCCGGCAAGCACGTGTACGTCGAGAAGCCCTGCTCGCACAACATCCGCGAGGGGAAGCTGCTGGCCGAGGCGGCCGCACGGTCCGGCAAGGTGCTCCAGGTCGGCACCCAGAGCCGCAGCACCGCGGTCGTCCGGGACGCCATCGACCGGGTCAAGGGAGGGGCCATCGGCGACGTGCTGGTGGCCAAGGCCTGGAACAGCCAGCTCCGCAGCTCGATCGGCAAGGCGTCGCCGACTCAGCCGCCGCCGGGCCTCGACTTCGACACCTGGCTCGGACCCGCGCCCGAGGTCCCCTACCGCGAGAACCTGCTGCCGGGCCGATGGCGGTGGTGGCACGACTTCGGCTGCGGCGACATGGGCAATGACGGCGTCCACGACCTGGACGTCGCCCGCTGGGGCCTGGGCGTCGAGTCGCACCCGAGCCGGGTCTTCTGCCTGGGAGGCAAGTCGTTCTTCGACGACGACCAGCAGTTCCCCGACACCCAGTACGCCGCCTTCGAATACCCCGAAGCGGCGGGCCCCGGCCGCGCCAAGCAGCTCATCTTCGAGCAGCGGATCTGGTCGCCCTACGTCCAGGAGGGCTACGAGAACGGCGCCGCGTTCTACGGGACCAAGGGGCTGCTCGTCATCGGCCACTCGGTCGGCTGGACCCTCTACGGCCCGAAAAACCGGAAGATCGAGGAGCGCACCGGCCCGGCCGACCTGGCGGCCCACCACCAGGACTTCCTCGACTGCGTCCGCGACCCATCGAAACGTCCCAGTGCCGGCGCGATCGAAGGCCACCGATCGGCGGCCCTCGTCCACCTGGCCAACATCGGGGCGCGAACCGGCCGGGTCATCCACTTCGACCCGAAGTCGGAGGCGATCCTCGGCGACAACGAGGCCGCCGCCCTGGTCACCCGCCGCTACCGCGAGGGGCACTGGGCGACGCCCAAGGTTGGCTGA
- a CDS encoding transposase family protein encodes MATTRRKLDEIVASFSTIEDPRSHISRRHPLPAVLVIAVLAALAGAGGPTAIALWAGQKEDLLVGLLVRSAGRG; translated from the coding sequence ATGGCGACGACGCGCCGCAAGCTGGATGAGATCGTAGCCTCCTTCTCCACGATCGAAGATCCCCGCTCCCACATCAGCCGGCGGCATCCCTTGCCCGCCGTCCTGGTCATCGCGGTCCTGGCGGCCCTCGCCGGCGCCGGCGGGCCCACGGCCATCGCCCTCTGGGCCGGGCAGAAGGAGGACCTCCTCGTCGGCCTCCTGGTAAGGTCGGCTGGAAGGGGCTGA
- a CDS encoding TIGR03032 family protein produces MDVRIAPDAPAGMAMDPDRRKTEAPIPMRAAHTPNFPALLRRIGASLLVTTYQAGKLVMVRDEGDHLNTHFRAFQAPMGMALAGDRLAVGAKLQVWEFVDVPAVAAKLDPPSRHDACFLPRSSHVTGNIQIHEMAWGVGGELWVVNTRFSCLCTLDGSASFTPRWRPPYVSALEPTDRCHLNGLGMVDGRPRYVTALGETDEPAGWRANKARGGILIDVVSGDVITRGLSMPHSPRWYAGRLWVCNSGAGTIGSININSGKYEPIAEAPGFTRGLDFAGNLAFVGLSQVRESAVFSGIPITERLTEEERTCGVCVIDLTTGQAVALLRFETAVQEVFAVTVLPGRRYPDLINDDETLLENSFVVPSAALADVPASLRTPADPIPGAAGAAGNGRVPRNPL; encoded by the coding sequence ATGGATGTCAGGATTGCCCCGGATGCGCCCGCCGGCATGGCGATGGACCCGGACCGCCGCAAGACGGAAGCCCCAATTCCGATGCGGGCCGCTCATACGCCGAACTTCCCCGCCTTGTTGCGACGGATCGGCGCGTCATTGCTGGTCACCACTTATCAGGCTGGCAAGCTCGTTATGGTCCGCGACGAGGGGGACCACCTCAACACGCACTTCCGCGCCTTCCAGGCGCCGATGGGGATGGCCCTGGCTGGCGACCGCCTGGCCGTCGGTGCCAAGCTCCAGGTCTGGGAGTTCGTCGACGTCCCGGCTGTCGCCGCCAAGCTCGATCCGCCCAGCCGACACGACGCCTGTTTCCTGCCCCGTTCCAGCCACGTCACGGGCAACATCCAGATTCATGAGATGGCCTGGGGCGTCGGCGGCGAGCTCTGGGTCGTCAACACTCGGTTCTCCTGCCTCTGCACGCTCGACGGCTCGGCCAGCTTCACGCCACGGTGGCGTCCGCCGTATGTAAGTGCCCTGGAGCCCACCGACCGCTGCCACCTGAACGGCCTGGGGATGGTCGACGGCCGTCCGCGCTACGTCACGGCGCTGGGCGAGACCGACGAGCCGGCCGGCTGGCGGGCGAACAAGGCTCGGGGCGGCATCCTGATCGACGTCGTCTCGGGCGACGTGATCACCCGCGGGTTGTCGATGCCCCACTCGCCGCGGTGGTACGCCGGCCGGCTCTGGGTCTGCAATTCGGGCGCGGGGACGATCGGATCCATCAACATCAACAGCGGGAAGTACGAGCCGATCGCCGAGGCGCCGGGCTTCACGCGCGGGCTCGACTTCGCCGGCAATCTCGCCTTCGTCGGGCTCTCGCAGGTGCGCGAAAGCGCCGTGTTCAGCGGCATCCCGATCACCGAGCGGCTCACCGAGGAAGAGCGGACCTGCGGCGTCTGCGTGATCGACCTGACGACCGGGCAGGCGGTCGCGCTTCTGCGGTTCGAGACCGCCGTGCAAGAGGTTTTCGCCGTGACGGTGCTGCCGGGCCGGCGGTATCCCGACCTGATCAACGATGACGAAACACTGCTGGAGAACTCGTTCGTGGTGCCCTCCGCGGCGCTGGCCGACGTGCCGGCGTCGCTGCGGACGCCGGCCGATCCGATCCCGGGCGCGGCGGGGGCGGCCGGGAACGGGAGGGTGCCGCGCAACCCCTTGTGA
- a CDS encoding right-handed parallel beta-helix repeat-containing protein: MRPILSELEGRRLLSTFTVTNFMVDDVNVAGTLRWAVGQANSHAGDDTINFDKQVFKTPRMITLTGTQLELTDTTGTETITGPKAGVTVSGGGLSRVFQVDGDVTAAFSGLAITGGATTDSGGGLFNDGGTVTLTKCTVSGNSAGTGGGLATRFGGTATLTDCTVSGNSASDNGGGLATRFGEVTLANCTVNGNTAGRSGGGLYIYSEVVNTLTDCTVSGNTAGGSGGGVFSYYGVTTLTDCTVSGNYASNGGGLVGFLGVITLTGCTVSGNYASNDGGGLFCFGRTTLLTDCTVSGNSAGHDGGGLVGFRGAITLTGCTVSGNSAVRNGGGVYRQYGTTTLTDCTVSGNSASFGGGIATDGATLNIASSEINNNRATSNGGGIRITFGRATITDSVVNNNQVNSLETALGGGIDCAYHSILSLTNCTVKANQANGVTALGGGIDCEDSILSLANCTVKANQANGVTALGGGFYALNSTVDITNSKIRENEANGAVLGEGGGIYSSGSTLTLGSSKVKGNKASTSGDDISFHP; encoded by the coding sequence TTGCGGCCGATCTTGTCGGAGCTGGAGGGCCGCCGGCTGCTGTCCACCTTCACCGTCACCAATTTCATGGTTGACGACGTCAACGTGGCCGGCACCCTGCGCTGGGCGGTCGGCCAGGCGAATTCGCACGCGGGCGACGACACGATCAACTTCGACAAACAGGTGTTCAAGACTCCCCGGATGATCACCCTGACGGGCACCCAGCTGGAACTGACCGACACGACCGGGACGGAGACCATCACGGGCCCGAAGGCGGGCGTGACGGTCAGCGGCGGCGGGCTGAGCCGGGTGTTCCAGGTCGACGGCGATGTGACGGCCGCCTTCAGCGGCCTGGCCATCACGGGCGGCGCGACCACTGACAGCGGCGGCGGCCTGTTCAACGATGGCGGCACGGTCACGCTGACCAAATGCACCGTCAGCGGCAACTCCGCCGGCACCGGCGGGGGTCTGGCCACCCGATTCGGCGGCACGGCCACGCTGACCGACTGCACCGTCAGCGGCAACTCCGCGAGCGACAATGGCGGCGGCCTGGCCACCCGATTCGGCGAAGTCACGCTGGCCAACTGCACCGTCAACGGCAACACCGCCGGCCGCAGCGGCGGCGGCCTGTACATCTACAGCGAGGTCGTGAACACGCTGACCGACTGCACCGTCAGCGGCAACACCGCCGGCGGCAGCGGCGGCGGAGTATTCAGCTACTACGGCGTGACCACGCTGACCGACTGCACCGTCAGCGGCAACTACGCCAGCAACGGCGGCGGCCTGGTCGGCTTCCTCGGCGTGATCACGCTGACCGGCTGCACCGTCAGCGGCAACTACGCGAGTAACGATGGCGGCGGCCTGTTCTGCTTCGGCAGGACCACACTCCTGACCGACTGCACCGTCAGCGGCAACTCCGCCGGACACGACGGCGGCGGCCTGGTCGGCTTCCGCGGCGCGATCACACTGACCGGCTGCACCGTCAGCGGCAACTCCGCAGTCCGAAACGGGGGCGGAGTATACAGGCAATATGGCACGACCACACTGACCGACTGCACCGTCAGCGGCAATTCCGCCAGCTTCGGTGGTGGGATTGCAACTGACGGTGCCACCCTGAACATCGCTTCCAGCGAGATCAACAACAACCGAGCGACGTCCAACGGGGGAGGCATCAGAATCACGTTTGGCCGTGCGACGATCACTGATTCCGTCGTCAACAACAACCAGGTCAACTCTCTGGAAACCGCCCTGGGCGGCGGGATCGACTGTGCGTACCACAGCATTCTGTCTCTGACCAACTGCACGGTCAAAGCCAACCAGGCAAACGGCGTGACGGCCCTGGGCGGCGGGATCGACTGTGAGGACAGCATTCTGTCTCTGGCCAATTGCACGGTCAAAGCCAACCAGGCGAACGGCGTGACGGCCCTGGGCGGAGGGTTTTATGCCCTCAACAGCACGGTGGACATCACGAATTCCAAGATCAGGGAGAACGAGGCGAACGGGGCCGTGTTGGGCGAGGGAGGGGGCATCTACAGCTCTGGCAGCACCTTGACGCTCGGGTCGAGCAAGGTGAAGGGCAATAAAGCCTCGACCAGCGGCGACGATATCTCTTTCCATCCCTGA
- a CDS encoding Gfo/Idh/MocA family oxidoreductase → MFAPPYRTVVIGRTGRGDYGHGLDLAARDQPKFQLVAVADDDAKGLATAAKRLRVEHAYADYREMLDREKPQFVVIGPRWLDGHAEMVLECASRGVLGIFCEKPLAPDLASCDAIVDACDRSHVKLAMAFQTRYSPRYARIKELIAEGAIGEVLEVRGRGKEDRRGGGEDLMVLGVHIFDLMHDLLGEPVWCFARVTEGGRAVGPDQVRQGAEGIGPLAGDRIDAMFGFRDTAAVAHFATSRPKEPGARFGLTIYGSKGRIRMGFGWLPPAFILADPSWEAAGSSAWAPIPVDGVGTLESADLAAGNGAIVADLIRAVETDSQPRTDARAGRTAVEMVMACYASHGRGGMVAMPLADRGTHPLTRFPRP, encoded by the coding sequence ATGTTCGCTCCCCCCTACCGGACGGTGGTCATCGGCCGGACCGGCCGCGGCGACTACGGGCACGGCCTCGACCTGGCCGCGCGGGATCAGCCGAAGTTCCAGCTCGTGGCCGTCGCCGACGACGACGCCAAGGGGCTCGCCACGGCAGCGAAACGCCTGCGTGTCGAGCACGCGTATGCCGACTACCGGGAGATGCTCGATCGCGAGAAGCCGCAGTTCGTGGTGATCGGGCCCCGCTGGCTCGACGGCCACGCGGAGATGGTCCTCGAATGCGCCAGCCGCGGCGTGCTGGGCATCTTCTGCGAGAAGCCGCTGGCGCCCGACCTGGCCTCGTGCGACGCGATCGTCGACGCCTGCGATCGATCGCACGTCAAGCTGGCGATGGCCTTCCAGACTCGCTACAGCCCGCGCTATGCCAGGATCAAGGAGCTGATCGCCGAGGGGGCGATCGGCGAGGTGCTGGAGGTCCGCGGCCGTGGCAAGGAGGACCGTCGGGGGGGCGGCGAGGACCTGATGGTCCTGGGCGTCCACATCTTCGACCTGATGCACGACCTGCTCGGCGAGCCCGTCTGGTGCTTCGCCCGCGTCACCGAGGGGGGCCGCGCGGTCGGGCCGGATCAGGTCAGGCAGGGGGCCGAAGGGATCGGCCCGCTGGCGGGCGACCGCATCGATGCCATGTTTGGCTTTCGGGATACGGCCGCCGTGGCACACTTCGCGACATCCCGCCCGAAGGAGCCCGGGGCGCGGTTCGGGCTGACGATCTACGGCTCCAAGGGGCGCATCCGGATGGGGTTCGGCTGGCTGCCCCCGGCATTCATCCTCGCCGATCCGAGCTGGGAAGCCGCCGGTTCGTCGGCCTGGGCCCCGATCCCGGTCGACGGCGTGGGGACGCTCGAATCGGCCGACCTGGCGGCCGGGAACGGGGCCATCGTGGCCGACCTGATCCGGGCCGTGGAGACGGACAGCCAGCCCCGCACCGACGCCAGGGCGGGCCGGACCGCCGTCGAGATGGTCATGGCCTGCTACGCCTCGCACGGCCGGGGCGGCATGGTCGCGATGCCCCTGGCCGACCGCGGTACGCACCCCCTGACCCGTTTCCCCCGACCCTGA
- a CDS encoding 5-(carboxyamino)imidazole ribonucleotide synthase has product MSKSTDDHAKPRVLRPPASLGVIGGGQLGRMFVQAAQRMGYRAGVLSATVDGPAAQVAEWSVIAPPDNLAGLREFSSRAEAITVEFENVSAPALRWLARTRVVRPGWKTVRVSQNRLREKSFLARHAIPIAPWHPVRTEADLASADAHLGRPLILKTAASGYDGKGQVRVELGDDLPSAWASLGRVECVAEGLVNFEAEISVIVARGADGKSVAYPPALNRHARHILDSTLMPAPVGPIVTQQARDLALAAAQALGTVGVLTVEFFLAADGSLLVNELAPRPHNSGHLTIEASGGSQFEQQVRALCGLPLACTDMARPAAMVNLLGDLWSDGEPRWEAALAADPGVKLHLYGKRTAAPGRKMGHITVIDPDADDALRRALAARRAVTVR; this is encoded by the coding sequence ATGAGCAAATCGACCGACGATCATGCGAAACCTCGGGTCCTGCGGCCGCCAGCCTCCCTGGGGGTCATCGGCGGCGGGCAGCTCGGGCGGATGTTCGTGCAGGCGGCGCAGCGGATGGGCTACCGGGCCGGCGTGCTGAGCGCCACGGTCGACGGGCCCGCCGCGCAGGTGGCCGAGTGGTCGGTCATCGCCCCGCCCGACAACCTGGCTGGCCTGCGCGAGTTCAGCAGCCGGGCCGAGGCCATCACCGTCGAGTTCGAGAACGTCTCGGCCCCGGCCCTCCGCTGGCTGGCCCGCACCCGCGTCGTGCGGCCCGGCTGGAAGACCGTCCGGGTCAGCCAGAACAGGCTGCGCGAGAAGTCGTTCCTCGCCCGGCATGCGATCCCGATCGCCCCCTGGCACCCCGTGCGCACCGAGGCCGATCTTGCCTCGGCGGATGCACATCTGGGGCGCCCCTTGATCCTGAAGACGGCGGCCTCGGGCTACGACGGCAAGGGCCAGGTCCGGGTCGAGCTTGGCGACGACCTGCCGTCGGCCTGGGCCTCGCTCGGCCGGGTCGAGTGCGTCGCCGAGGGCTTGGTGAACTTCGAGGCCGAGATCTCGGTGATCGTGGCTCGCGGGGCCGACGGCAAGTCGGTCGCCTATCCGCCCGCCCTGAACCGGCACGCCCGGCACATTCTGGACTCGACCTTGATGCCGGCCCCGGTCGGCCCGATCGTGACCCAGCAGGCCCGCGACCTGGCCCTAGCCGCCGCGCAGGCCCTGGGCACCGTGGGCGTGCTGACCGTCGAGTTCTTCCTGGCGGCCGACGGATCGCTGCTCGTCAATGAGCTTGCGCCCAGGCCGCACAACTCGGGCCACCTGACGATCGAGGCCAGCGGCGGCAGCCAGTTCGAGCAGCAGGTCCGGGCCCTCTGCGGCCTCCCGCTGGCCTGCACCGACATGGCCCGGCCCGCCGCGATGGTGAACCTGCTGGGCGACCTCTGGTCCGACGGCGAACCCCGATGGGAGGCCGCCCTGGCCGCCGACCCCGGCGTGAAGCTGCACCTCTACGGCAAGCGCACCGCCGCACCCGGCCGCAAGATGGGCCACATCACGGTCATCGACCCCGACGCGGACGACGCCCTGAGGCGGGCCCTGGCGGCGCGGCGGGCGGTGACGGTCCGATAA
- the purE gene encoding 5-(carboxyamino)imidazole ribonucleotide mutase: MSEPVVGLVMGSKSDWETMRHASEILAGLGIAHESRVVSAHRTPDRLFKYATEAEGRGLKVIIAGAGGAAHLPGMLAAITALPVLGVPVESKMLKGMDSLLSIVQMPRGIPVGTLAIGPAGAANAGLLAAAILAIESPAIREALKAFRAAQTAAVDESPV; encoded by the coding sequence GTGAGCGAACCCGTCGTCGGCCTGGTGATGGGGAGCAAGTCGGACTGGGAGACGATGCGGCACGCGTCGGAGATCCTGGCCGGGCTGGGCATCGCGCATGAGTCGCGGGTCGTCTCGGCCCACCGCACGCCCGATCGGCTGTTCAAGTACGCGACCGAGGCCGAGGGGCGCGGCCTGAAGGTGATCATCGCCGGGGCCGGCGGCGCGGCGCACCTGCCGGGGATGCTGGCGGCCATCACGGCGCTGCCCGTGCTGGGCGTGCCGGTCGAGAGCAAGATGCTAAAGGGGATGGATTCGCTGCTGTCGATCGTCCAGATGCCCCGGGGAATTCCCGTGGGAACCCTGGCGATCGGGCCCGCAGGGGCGGCCAACGCCGGGTTGCTGGCCGCGGCGATCCTGGCCATCGAGTCGCCCGCGATCCGCGAGGCCCTGAAGGCGTTCCGTGCGGCCCAGACCGCCGCCGTGGACGAGTCGCCCGTATGA
- a CDS encoding MOSC domain-containing protein: MQGSVEAIYISDTKGRPMIAVETVRALAGRGLEGDRYCRAGEPTAKQGPDREATLIEAEAIEALPRDEEIPFEPGESRRNLVTRGVALNHLVGRDFRVGGVRMRGLRLCEPCKHLQGMTRPGVMKALLHRGGLRAQILDDGPIRVGDEVETLGVVTSGVAS; this comes from the coding sequence ATGCAAGGTTCCGTCGAGGCCATCTACATCTCCGACACCAAGGGCCGGCCGATGATCGCCGTCGAGACCGTCCGGGCCCTCGCCGGTCGCGGGCTGGAAGGCGACCGTTACTGTCGCGCGGGCGAGCCCACGGCGAAGCAGGGGCCCGATCGAGAGGCGACCCTGATCGAGGCCGAGGCGATCGAGGCCCTCCCTCGCGACGAGGAGATTCCCTTCGAGCCCGGCGAGAGCCGCCGCAACCTCGTGACCCGTGGGGTGGCGCTCAACCATCTGGTGGGCCGCGACTTCCGCGTGGGCGGCGTGCGGATGCGGGGCCTCCGCCTCTGCGAGCCGTGCAAGCACCTGCAAGGGATGACCCGACCCGGCGTGATGAAGGCCCTGCTGCATCGGGGCGGCCTGCGTGCCCAGATCCTCGACGACGGACCGATCCGGGTCGGAGACGAGGTCGAGACGCTCGGCGTCGTGACCTCGGGGGTGGCGTCGTGA
- the murQ gene encoding N-acetylmuramic acid 6-phosphate etherase, translating into MPLEDHLLTEARNPLSESLDRMAAAEIVALMNAEDARAVKAVAAESAAIARAVELAADRFRAGGRLIYLGAGTSGRLGVLDASECPPTFNTPREMVVGLIAGGPTALTRAVEGAEDSPEQGAADLDALGVGPNDLVVGIASSGRTPYVLGGVARARELGATTVGIACNRPSLLGEAVDLEIALLVGPEIVAGSTRLKAGTATKLVLNALSTGAMVLIGKTYGNRMVDLQPTNHKLRLRSRRMVRELTGLSDSEAATLLELSEFRVKRALVAALGDVQPDRAQELLDQHDGRVADAVQAAGGGVIDRSRADWP; encoded by the coding sequence ATGCCGCTGGAAGACCACCTGCTGACCGAGGCCCGCAACCCGCTCTCCGAGTCGCTCGACCGGATGGCGGCGGCCGAGATCGTGGCCCTGATGAACGCCGAGGATGCGCGGGCCGTCAAGGCCGTCGCCGCCGAGTCGGCCGCCATCGCGCGGGCCGTCGAGCTGGCCGCGGACCGCTTCCGCGCCGGCGGGCGGCTGATCTATCTGGGGGCGGGGACTTCGGGCCGGCTCGGGGTGCTCGACGCCTCGGAATGCCCGCCGACCTTCAACACGCCCCGGGAGATGGTCGTCGGCCTCATCGCGGGGGGGCCGACCGCCCTGACCCGGGCCGTCGAAGGGGCCGAGGACAGCCCCGAACAGGGGGCCGCGGACCTCGACGCCCTGGGCGTGGGGCCGAACGACCTGGTCGTCGGCATCGCGTCGTCGGGCCGGACTCCCTACGTGCTGGGTGGGGTCGCGCGGGCCAGGGAGTTGGGGGCGACGACCGTGGGCATCGCCTGCAACCGCCCGAGCCTGCTGGGCGAGGCCGTCGACCTCGAAATCGCCCTGCTCGTCGGCCCCGAGATCGTCGCCGGGTCCACCAGGCTGAAGGCGGGCACGGCGACCAAGCTGGTGCTCAATGCCCTCAGCACCGGGGCCATGGTGCTGATCGGCAAGACCTACGGCAACCGGATGGTCGACCTCCAGCCGACTAACCACAAGCTCCGTCTCCGCAGCCGACGGATGGTCCGCGAGTTGACCGGCCTGTCGGACTCGGAGGCCGCAACCTTGCTGGAACTGAGCGAATTCCGCGTCAAGCGCGCCCTGGTCGCCGCGCTCGGGGACGTGCAGCCAGACCGGGCCCAGGAGCTTCTCGACCAGCACGACGGCCGGGTGGCGGATGCCGTCCAGGCGGCGGGCGGCGGCGTGATCGACCGCTCGCGGGCGGACTGGCCATGA